The sequence below is a genomic window from Oscillospiraceae bacterium.
CATCAAGACCTCCGGCAGGGACATCCCCTTTATCATCGACACGCCCTTCGCGCGGATTGACACGGAGCACCGGGAGCAGATTGCAAAAAAGTTTTTCCCAAATATCAGCGCCCAGGTGATTATCTTGTCCACCGACGAGGAGATTACCCAGCCCTACTACGACGTGCTGCGTCCGTACATTGCGCAGGAGTATACCCTCTCGTACAATGAAAAGCTGGGCCAGACGGAGGTATTACGCGGATATTCCTTCGGAGGGAGCGCCATATGATATTTAAACTCAAGGTCTCCAAGGAGACGGAAGCCATTTTTAAGGCGCTGGACCAGAGGGCGAACCTGAAGCCCTACACGCTGGTGAAGCACGCCATCGCGTGGTCTGTACGGGAGGAGACGCCCTTGACGAAACGGGATTTCTCCACGGACGCCCAGGGCCTGGAGCTGAACCGGCAGACCATCACCGGCAGCTACGACGCCTACTTTAAGGCAATCATCGAGCAGTACGAGCAGCGGCAGCTGACCGAGGACGAGTACTTCCCGCGGTATGTGAAGGCGCATATCGACAGGGGGGCAAAGGTGCTCAACGCCATGTTCAACCATGCCGGGTCGCTGGACCGCTATATTTTGCGCAGCTTGGGGGTTGGCGACACGGTATGATCTATCTAGACCATTGCGCGACCACGCCCGTGGACGGCCGGGTGTACGAGGCCATGGCCCCCTTTCTCACCACGGAGTTTGGGAACCCGTCCAGCAAGTATTACACCCAGGCAGCCCACGCCCGGGACGCGGTGGAGCAGGCCAGGGCCCAGGTGGCCGGCCTTATCCACGCCGCGCCGGAGGAGATCGTGTTTACCTGCGGCGCCACGGAGAGCAATAACACCATCCTGAAAGGGATTGCCGACTACCGGAAGTACTACGACCGGCGGGGAAACCACATCATCACCTCCCAAGTGGAGCACCACGCGGTTCTCAATACCTGCCGCTTCCTCAACGGCGAGATCTACTCCAACCACGACGACACGTTCACGCTGGATCAGGCGCCGCGCAGAGTGGACCGGGGGTTTGAGGTGACCTTTCTGGCGGTCAACCCCTACGGCCAGGTGGAGCCGGAGGCGCTGGAACAGGCCATCCGCCCGGAGACGACCATTGCCTCCCTGCTCTGGGGCAACAATGAGGTCGGATCCCTGAATGATATTTCCGCGCTGGGGCGGATTGCGCGGGCGCGGGACGTGTTTTTCCACTCCGATGCCACGCAGGTGCTGGGCAAGCTGCCGATCGACGTCCGCGCGGTCCCGGTGGACGCGCTGTCCTTCTCGGCCCACAAGCTGCGCGGGCCCAAGGGCGTGGGGGCTTTATACGTGCGCACTGACGAGTTCGGGCTTATGCCGCCGTTCTCGTCGCTGATGCACGGCGGCGAACAGGAGAACGGCGTGCGGGGCGGAACCCTGTCCGTGCCCAACATCGTGGGCTTTGGAGCGGCGGCGGAACTGGCGGCTGGCCGCCTGGAACAGGATCTGGAAAGGGAACGGCGGCTGGACGCGGAGGTGCGTGCTCTGCTGCGGGCGCTTCCCGGCGTGGAGGTCCTGGGCGATCCCGAGCGCCATCTGCCCGGTATTTTCAGTATCGTCGTTCACGATACGTTCTTTAATAACGAGCAGTTTTTAAAGGAGATCGGCGGAGAAATTGCGGCCTCCACCGGCTCGGCCTGTACGGCGGGAGAGCCCTCCCACGTGCTCCAGGCCATGGGGCGGGGGGAGGAGAC
It includes:
- the nifS gene encoding IscS subfamily cysteine desulfurase — protein: MIYLDHCATTPVDGRVYEAMAPFLTTEFGNPSSKYYTQAAHARDAVEQARAQVAGLIHAAPEEIVFTCGATESNNTILKGIADYRKYYDRRGNHIITSQVEHHAVLNTCRFLNGEIYSNHDDTFTLDQAPRRVDRGFEVTFLAVNPYGQVEPEALEQAIRPETTIASLLWGNNEVGSLNDISALGRIARARDVFFHSDATQVLGKLPIDVRAVPVDALSFSAHKLRGPKGVGALYVRTDEFGLMPPFSSLMHGGEQENGVRGGTLSVPNIVGFGAAAELAAGRLEQDLERERRLDAEVRALLRALPGVEVLGDPERHLPGIFSIVVHDTFFNNEQFLKEIGGEIAASTGSACTAGEPSHVLQAMGRGEETGQVVRISTGPESKITDVKALIERLARQ